The Methanobacterium lacus genome includes a region encoding these proteins:
- a CDS encoding putative RNA uridine N3 methyltransferase — MEKKRLSIFVPASILSETKDLRIKTYKIGLIGRSAAIFRADRIVVYNDNSDEKEVKFISDVLTYMNTPQYLRKKVFPITRELRNVGILPPLRTPHHPTGELHEGDYRQGLTIKRTKKGTVVDIGADKFALCKEKLSVNKVLSFKVIKLGKEIILDPDVPDFYWGYKVLATNKDLYNSILMMKPGPDLVIGTSRYAPSITSVLDEVKTKLKGSKHTAILFGGPYSGLEELISDQNEKEIIDLEVNTVPEQGTKTVRTEEAVLATLSVFNLLLNTD; from the coding sequence ATGGAAAAGAAGCGTTTATCAATTTTCGTTCCAGCATCAATATTATCTGAAACGAAAGATTTAAGAATAAAAACATATAAAATTGGTCTGATTGGAAGATCTGCTGCAATATTTAGGGCTGATAGAATCGTCGTTTACAACGATAATTCTGATGAAAAAGAGGTAAAGTTTATTAGTGATGTTCTCACTTATATGAACACCCCTCAATACCTTAGAAAGAAGGTATTTCCTATAACAAGGGAGCTTAGGAACGTGGGTATTCTCCCACCACTTAGAACTCCTCATCACCCAACTGGAGAACTTCATGAGGGTGATTACAGACAGGGACTGACAATAAAACGGACAAAAAAAGGCACAGTTGTTGATATCGGTGCCGATAAGTTTGCGCTATGCAAAGAAAAACTCAGCGTGAACAAAGTACTGAGCTTTAAAGTTATAAAGCTTGGAAAGGAAATTATATTGGATCCAGATGTACCAGATTTCTACTGGGGTTACAAGGTTCTTGCAACCAACAAAGATCTGTACAACAGTATATTGATGATGAAACCTGGACCAGATCTGGTCATAGGCACGTCAAGATACGCACCATCCATCACTTCTGTTTTAGACGAAGTAAAAACTAAATTAAAGGGTTCCAAACACACGGCTATTCTGTTTGGTGGTCCTTATTCTGGCCTTGAAGAACTTATTTCTGACCAGAATGAAAAGGAAATTATAGATCTCGAAGTTAACACAGTCCCTGAACAGGGAACCAAAACTGTGAGAACTGAAGAAGCAGTTTTAGCGACTTTATCTGTATTTAACTTGCTTTTAAACACTGATTAA